One Tunturibacter gelidoferens genomic region harbors:
- a CDS encoding ATP synthase F0 subunit C, translating into MKKLQYLFMSLAALLFATPAFAQGAAAVSPGAQWVPLAAGLGMALAAGLCGLGQGKATASATEALARNPGARPGIFIFLILGLAFIESLALFTFVIIFLKVQ; encoded by the coding sequence ATGAAGAAGCTGCAATATCTGTTTATGTCGTTGGCCGCGCTGCTGTTTGCAACGCCGGCTTTTGCGCAGGGCGCTGCCGCTGTAAGCCCCGGAGCCCAGTGGGTTCCTCTGGCTGCTGGTTTGGGCATGGCGCTGGCTGCTGGGCTTTGCGGTCTGGGTCAGGGCAAGGCGACCGCGTCGGCAACCGAGGCGCTGGCACGCAACCCGGGTGCTCGTCCTGGAATCTTTATCTTCCTGATTCTTGGGCTGGCGTTTATTGAGTCGCTCGCGCTGTTCACGTTCGTCATCATCTTCCTGAAGGTCCAGTAA
- a CDS encoding NADH-quinone oxidoreductase subunit N — MSPNVLALLPELILTLVGVLVMLAEPCLKPGSSRKPLGWLAIAGTVAALAASWYQIQFGTVHAFSGTIQIDAFSVLFHFVIGSVVLVTLLGSLDYFEGNASHAGEYFALTLFGAVGMMLMTCSVELLMVFVGLEISSISTYIMCGFRKGQATGTESSIKYFLLGSFATAFFLYGVALAFGATGSTNIYAIAHGLETTATPALAFTALALILIGLGFKVSAAPFHVWTPDVYQGAPAPVVGLMSTAPKAAAFAVLLRITFTGFPTYQHRWAIMMWVLAALSMTVGNLGALMQRDVKRMLAYSSIAHAGYLLVAFTAFPFDGIAAACFYTATYAAMNVGAFAVVTQIAGYDERARSIDDYTGLGQKRPYLAALLSFFLLSLIGIPFTGGFFGKFYVFSAAIHGGNVWLAVIGLLNSGVACFYYLRLLAAIYTRPGSESTRLNQLRRISVPAAIGIALAAVATGALGILPSGAVSFAEYASHSTLIEQGRQECAASPDSCHLQLQFDEK; from the coding sequence ATGTCCCCTAACGTCCTGGCCCTCCTTCCCGAGCTCATCCTCACCCTTGTCGGTGTTCTGGTCATGCTCGCAGAGCCGTGCCTGAAGCCAGGCTCCAGCCGCAAACCTCTCGGCTGGCTAGCCATCGCCGGCACCGTCGCCGCTCTCGCCGCAAGCTGGTATCAGATCCAGTTTGGGACCGTCCACGCCTTCTCCGGCACAATTCAGATCGACGCTTTCTCGGTCCTCTTCCACTTCGTCATTGGCTCGGTCGTCCTGGTCACGCTCCTGGGATCGCTGGACTACTTCGAAGGCAACGCCAGCCATGCTGGCGAGTACTTTGCCCTCACGCTCTTCGGCGCAGTCGGCATGATGCTGATGACCTGCTCCGTCGAACTGCTCATGGTCTTCGTCGGCCTCGAGATCTCCTCCATCTCGACCTACATCATGTGCGGATTCCGCAAGGGTCAGGCCACCGGCACGGAGTCCTCGATCAAGTACTTCCTGCTCGGCTCCTTTGCCACCGCCTTCTTCCTCTACGGCGTAGCCCTCGCGTTTGGAGCCACCGGTTCGACCAACATCTACGCCATCGCCCACGGCCTCGAGACCACCGCAACCCCGGCTCTCGCTTTCACGGCCCTCGCGCTCATCCTCATCGGTCTCGGCTTCAAAGTCTCCGCCGCCCCATTTCACGTCTGGACCCCGGATGTCTACCAGGGCGCCCCGGCCCCAGTCGTCGGCCTCATGTCGACCGCACCGAAAGCAGCCGCCTTCGCCGTCCTGCTTCGCATCACCTTCACTGGCTTCCCAACCTATCAACATCGCTGGGCCATCATGATGTGGGTTCTCGCCGCACTATCGATGACAGTTGGCAACCTGGGCGCCCTTATGCAGCGCGACGTCAAACGCATGCTGGCCTACTCCAGCATCGCCCACGCCGGTTACCTGCTGGTCGCATTCACCGCCTTCCCCTTCGACGGTATCGCCGCGGCCTGCTTTTACACCGCCACCTACGCCGCGATGAACGTCGGCGCCTTCGCGGTAGTCACCCAAATCGCCGGCTATGACGAGCGCGCCCGCAGCATCGACGACTACACCGGCCTCGGCCAGAAGCGCCCCTACCTCGCCGCCCTGCTCAGTTTCTTCCTGCTTTCGCTCATTGGAATTCCCTTCACCGGCGGCTTCTTCGGCAAGTTCTACGTCTTCTCCGCAGCGATCCATGGCGGCAACGTCTGGCTCGCCGTCATCGGTCTTCTCAACAGCGGCGTCGCCTGTTTCTATTACCTCCGTCTGCTGGCTGCGATCTACACGCGCCCTGGCAGCGAAAGCACTCGCCTCAACCAGCTTCGCCGCATCAGTGTTCCTGCGGCGATCGGTATCGCTCTTGCCGCTGTAGCAACAGGCGCACTCGGTATTCTGCCTAGCGGTGCGGTCTCGTTTGCGGAGTACGCCAGCCACTCCACCTTGATCGAACAAGGCCGGCAGGAGTGTGCTGCCTCTCCTGATAGCTGCCACCTCCAGCTCCAGTTCGACGAGAAGTAA